The sequence TTTAGATCATCCCATCCGCATCTATCGAAATCAGTTGGTTAGGCTGTACGTGCTCAACATGATTGAATTCGATGAAGCAGCAACATTCCATATCCATGCTAATTTTTTCAAAGTTTATCCTACAGGGATGACTCTAAAACCAACTCACGAAACTGATGTAATTACTATGGGGACTGCGGAAAGACATATTTTGGAATTTTCATATAAGTACACGGGTAAATATATGTTCCATCCCCATCAAGATATAACCGCAGAGCATGGCTGTATGGGAAACTTTGAAGTCATCGAGAGAAGCAATAACGGTCGATAAAAACATAGATTATTTATTAATTTTTTCAAATATTTATCTGAACTAGTTGATAAAAGATTTCACTAAAGGGATAATACCGAAAGTTAAAAACGACACAGTGTCAAACAAGCGCAACTGATATTGGCTCGAACTTATTTAGGAGCAAGATTTATGAAACCAATTCGCTATATATGTTTAGCTGCTGCGGCTTTTGCAGTAGTTACCCTGAGTTCTTGTATGGGTGATAGTAGTCCAACAGCAGAAAATACGGCTACAACTGCTCCAGTCGAACAAAGTCAAGCGAGTCAAAATGGCGAAGCGGCAGATGTAGACTATATGACTAAAATGGCATTGATGAAAGGGCATCTTTTGGTGGCGAAGGAATTATTAGATAAAAACGAGCCAAAACAAGCCGAACCTCATATCGGACACCCAGTTGAGGAAATTTACTCCGATGTGGAAGAGCAACTTAAACAAAAGAACGTCAAAGAATTTAAAACTACTTTGAATAATTTGGAAGATTTAGTCAAAGCCAAACCCAAAGATGCACAAGTTGCAACTAGCTTGACATCGGCAATGGAAGCAGTCGATGGAGCAATAGCAGCAGTACCAGAAGAAAAACGCAAGCAACCCGAGTTTGTCCTTGCTGCCATTGATGGGGTGCTAGATACAGCCAAAGAAGAATACGAAGCAGCGATCGCTAATGGTAAAATCGTCGAAGATATTGAATATCAAGATTCTCGTGGTTTCGTGATTTATGCTCAAGATTTGTATGAAGGAATTTCGGCTCAAATGCAGACAGCGCATCCCGAAGCAGATAAAGCTATTAGCAGCAGCATGAGCGAACTAGCAAAAGCTTGGCCGAGCGTAATTCCTCCATCAGCACCTGCAAAAACACCAGAAGAAGTCGCTAAATTGGTAGGTACCATCAAAGAAAATGCTCAAAAAACCATCAATAGTTCCAGCACTTGAGAACAAACAAATTAATCAAAACTGATTGTTTTGAGCAAGCTTAAGCTTAAGAAGAGTTTAAAATTGGTTAAAGTTGAGTGAAAATTAGGAAGAAAAGCAAAATTTAGAAGTTATATTTTGAACTTCAAATTTATCGCTAAATTTCTCCTAACATATTAAGTTGTTACGCATTTAATTTGTATATTGTTAGCGAGCAAGATACATGTCCTTGGGGACAGGCTTTGTTAAAGCACTACAATATTTTAAAATTTTTTGCATTACACAATCGTGGCTGCACACCAGCTTCGCTCAACAATCGCTACTTATAAACCTCTTCGCCAATTCTGCAAACTGATGCAAGAACTCGACAGTAAAAAGACAATTGACCTCTTAAACGCCATCATGGAATTTGAACTAGCAGGGGTAGTGCGCTACACGCATTATTCCTTGATGGTGACTGGTCCTTATCGCATTCCCATTGTGGATTTTTTCAAGGCACAAGCTAGTGAATCATTACTTCATGCTCAACAAGTAGGAGAAATTCTTACAGGAATAGATGGCGGGCATCCAAGCCTAAAAATTGCGCCAATGGAAGAAACCTATAAGCATAAAGTTAAGGATATCTTGGAAGAAAGCTTATCCCACGAACAAACTGCTTTAGACCTGTATAAAAAGTTTTTACATACAGTTGAGAACGCCAGCATTTACTTAGAGGAATTTGCTCGTAACATGATTGGACAAGAGGAGATGCACAATCTCGAATTGAAAAAAATGTTACGCGATTTTAGTTAATTAAAAAGGTAATGGGCAATGGGTAATAGGTAATAGGTAATAAGTAATAGGTAATAGGTAATGGGTAATTCCCTACTCGCTACAATAAATTTATTACTTTCAATGCCCAATTCCTAATTACCAATGCCCAATGCCCAATGCCCAATGCCCAAAAACTAACAAATAGCAACTAGCAACTAACCGTAAATGAACTTTAGTGCAGCACTACCGACATTTTTAATAACTCTCCGAGAGGGAGTAGAAGCGGCTTTAGTAGTGGGTATAGTACTGGCAATGCTTGCCAAAGCTAAACAATCCCGACTTAATTCTTGGGTTTATGCTGGCGTAGCAGTTGGGATTATAGTAAGTGCGCTTATTGGAATATTTTTCGCTTCGATAATTCAAGTTGCGGGGTTAATAAATCCTCAATATGCCCCTATAGTTAAACCTTTAATGGAAGCAGGATTCAGCGTTATAGCCATAGTAATGCTCAGTTGGATGCTTATCTGGATGACAAAGCAAGCCAAATTTATGAAAGCTGAAGTTGAAGGAGCCGTACAGGATGCGTTGAAAGCAGACTCTAACGCCGGTTGGGGGGTTTTTACTTTAGTTTTAATTGCTGTAGTGCGAGAAGGTTTTGAAACTGTCTTATTTATCGCTTCAAATTTTCAAGAGGGTTTAGTTCCAACAATCGGAGCAATCGCTGGAATCGCAACTGCAACGTTAATTGGTACGCTGATATTTAAATTTGGAGTAAAAATCAATATCCGCCAGTTTTTCCAAGTGATGGGTATTTTTCTGGTGTTGATTGTTGCGGGTTTAGTTGTTGGAGGATTACGCAAATTTGACCAGGCTTTTGCAGCTTTAGCTCTTACAAATAGTACTTGGGAAAATATTTGTTTTTATAATCAAAGTATGCAAGAAATTCACTCTTGTGTATTAGGTCCGATGGTTTGGAACGCATCAAATATATTACCAGATAAAAAGTTTCCAGGAGTAATTCTCAAAGTATTATTTGGCTATAGAGAACATTTATATTTAGTTCAAGCTGTCGCATATCTATCGTTTTTATTATCTGTTGGTGGCTTGTATTTACGCAGCATTGCAGGTAATTTATCTCCTGTTAAAAATAAAATTCCTGCTAGTCAATCAGTCAAATAATCGGGGATACAATCAACCATTCAACTAAATTTTGGCGCAAAATTGCAGAACGCTATTCAAAACAATCCATCGCTGATGCAGCTGCCGATCAAAAAAAAACTCCAAGTCACGCAAAAATATTTTTATCCTTATATTGAAGTATTGAGTTTAACTGCAACACGGGGTTGATTGCTATTATTCACATACCCCATACCAAACATGTTCTGGTAGGATGAGCATCCTTCACTTTTCGGTATTGACAATTTTGTTTGTATTGCAGTCTACAGAAAACCAATACAATTAACAATCACAAAACTTTTTCTTAAACCTTTCCCGAGAGAATTTTAGGAAATTTATATACAACCGAATTTGCAATAATCTTACTTTTTTTGCATTTTGAAACCAGTATACTTAGATTAAGTAACAAAGAAGAAGTTAACAACTTCATTCAGTTAAAAAGACGGCGTGTTTCCCTATTAATCTCATTACTTCTTTTTTACATTTTATCTGCCGCAGCGGTATAAATAGTTAGTCTGCTATAGTTATATATTTTTATATAGTCTATCAGTAATTTATTTATGCTACATCAGAATAGTATTGAAATGTACTAGAGTAATCGTTATATAAATCAAGGTATTTGAAACTGTAAATTTCTTGTCTTTACAGATATGTAGTTAGTAGTAAGAGGATGAGTGGGAAAGTCAATAACTAGACGTGTAACCTCTTGGCATAAAAGCGTTCGCGTTTTTTATTCATCTTTCTCCTGGTATGAGAGAGGCTTATAAACCGCAATTCCGTCTAAAAAATACCTCGTATCAAAACATTCTCTTAGCTAAAACTCAAATTTGAGAATATTTTGTGCAGCAATTCTTGAACGTGAATTGTTGCGGATTTTTGTGGCTTACCTTTGGCAAGCATATTAAGTCTAAAAAGAATTGTTGTAGTTAATTTCTTCATGGTGGAACCATTACTCAAATGATGCAATTTAATCGAGACAAAACTATTAATTTCCTGCAACAAATTCTAGAGTTTGAATTAGCAGGAGTGGTTCGCTACACAACTTACTCGTTGATGGTAAACAATAGCGAGAAAAATGAAATTGTTGATTTTCTTCGAGAACAAGCAGAAGAATCGCTGTTTCATTCTCAAAAAGTAGGAGAAGCTTTAGTAAGTATTAATGGAAATCCTCAACCGCGCATTACACCTATTGCAGAACTTGAAAGCTATTCGGTAAAAGATATATTAAATGCAAGTTTAGCACATGAAAAACAAGCTTTAGGGCTTTATGAAAAACTGCTAGATACACTCAAAGGTAGCAACAGTGATATAGAAAAATTTGTTACTAATATGATTCATGAAGAAGGTCATCATGCTCAAGAATTGGCAGAAATGATAGACGGTTTGAACAGTGAACAGTGAACAGTTAGGAATTATGAGTTATAAATCATAAGAATCAACTTGCACTCGAAATATTCTCAATTACCAGTTACCAATTACCCATTCCCAATTCCCAATCTTTAGATTGTGTTCCTCGACATTAGATAATGTAGGGGAGCACAATTTTTATTTGTCTTTGATTTAACAATCAATGAGTGAAACTCACCGAAGAAAAATTTCAGTACGTCGCTTAGTTAATCCTGATGGAGACTTCAACGTTGTTCGTAAAGGGGTATCTAAGTTTGATTGGGACGATTTATACCATGCATCGCTAACTCTTTCCTGGGTAAAGCTATTTGCTGTCGTAGGCGCGGGTTATATAATCACTAATATTTTCTTTGCCTTTTTATATTTAACAGCAGGAAATGGAATAGAAAATATGCGTGAAGGTGATTTCTTCGACGCATTTTTTTTCAGCGTTCAAACTATGGCTACTATCGGCTATGGTGCAATGTATCCTAAAACGCTTTTTGCCAATCTTTTAGTTGCTATTGAAGCTTTGCTAGGTCTTTTGGCTGTATCGGTAGGGAGCGGTTTAGTTTTTGCTCGCTTTTCTCTTCCTAAAGCGCGAGTTATGTTTAGCCGTATTGCAGTAGTTAAACCTCATAATGATGTACCGACTTTAATGTTCCGAGTAGCCAACGAGCGTCAAAGCTGGATTCTGGAAGCTCAAGTTAATGTCAG comes from Rivularia sp. PCC 7116 and encodes:
- a CDS encoding ion channel, which gives rise to MSETHRRKISVRRLVNPDGDFNVVRKGVSKFDWDDLYHASLTLSWVKLFAVVGAGYIITNIFFAFLYLTAGNGIENMREGDFFDAFFFSVQTMATIGYGAMYPKTLFANLLVAIEALLGLLAVSVGSGLVFARFSLPKARVMFSRIAVVKPHNDVPTLMFRVANERQSWILEAQVNVSLVTNEITEEGEAMRRFYKLPLFRNQSSLFALTWTVMHPINNSSPLYGITLEEMQEKEMEILITLTGIDQTVSDNIHAHHSYIPTEILWNHKFVDILSKTRNGKRSVDYNCFHDAIALEELGVRS
- a CDS encoding bacterioferritin; translated protein: MQELDSKKTIDLLNAIMEFELAGVVRYTHYSLMVTGPYRIPIVDFFKAQASESLLHAQQVGEILTGIDGGHPSLKIAPMEETYKHKVKDILEESLSHEQTALDLYKKFLHTVENASIYLEEFARNMIGQEEMHNLELKKMLRDFS
- a CDS encoding FTR1 family protein, with translation MNFSAALPTFLITLREGVEAALVVGIVLAMLAKAKQSRLNSWVYAGVAVGIIVSALIGIFFASIIQVAGLINPQYAPIVKPLMEAGFSVIAIVMLSWMLIWMTKQAKFMKAEVEGAVQDALKADSNAGWGVFTLVLIAVVREGFETVLFIASNFQEGLVPTIGAIAGIATATLIGTLIFKFGVKINIRQFFQVMGIFLVLIVAGLVVGGLRKFDQAFAALALTNSTWENICFYNQSMQEIHSCVLGPMVWNASNILPDKKFPGVILKVLFGYREHLYLVQAVAYLSFLLSVGGLYLRSIAGNLSPVKNKIPASQSVK
- a CDS encoding bacterioferritin, which gives rise to MMQFNRDKTINFLQQILEFELAGVVRYTTYSLMVNNSEKNEIVDFLREQAEESLFHSQKVGEALVSINGNPQPRITPIAELESYSVKDILNASLAHEKQALGLYEKLLDTLKGSNSDIEKFVTNMIHEEGHHAQELAEMIDGLNSEQ